The Xenopus laevis strain J_2021 chromosome 4L, Xenopus_laevis_v10.1, whole genome shotgun sequence genomic sequence ggccaattctaagcaacttttcaactagtcttcattttttcatttttatagtttttgaattgtttgccttcttcctctgactttttccagctttcaaatgggggtcactgaccccatctaaaaacatatgctctgtaaggctacacatttattgctattgctactatttattactcatctttctcagGCCTCTCCTTTCCAGTctttattcaaatctatgcatgtttgctagggtaatttggaccctagcacccagattgctgaaatagcaaactggagagctgctgaataagaagctaactcaaaaaccacaaataaaaaatgaaaaccaattgcaaaattgtctcataatatccctctctacatcatactaaaagataacacaatggtgaacaaccccattaagcatCAACGGCTAAAGTCATGTTTTCAGTGGATAAAAGCACTACTGTATTTTTACTTTAAGGACTAAGAGCTAAAGATTCTTATCTGCACTGTCTGTCCCAATATGTTAGGCTGATTCCAACAATTCTGAAATGACATCCTTCATTTGTATAATGTGATTGAATGTAATTTGAATCTACAGAGATGAATGGGAAGGGGACTGAACAGATAGTACCTATGTACCTTTTTAGTTTCACTTAAGCAATGGTTAAATACAACATGATGCTCAAAAGCAAAATTCTCCGATTTCTCCAAAAACCTGAAGCATTCTTCCCTATCCATATCTCTGAGCCACACATTCATCTCTTTAAATTCTCTCTGCCTCCCTAACATATCATGTGGCATGGGTAACATCTCAGAGATAACTACCAGTAAACCACTCACCTTATGATAATGCCCTTAATAACTTTGTACCATACAGAGGTTTAGACAAATCTATGTGCTATGCCCAGGATATGGGCTTCTAGGGATGGCACTTCTATATTAGTTACAGtcgacagtatcactttaatagagCCATACAATTTGACCACTGGTGCTTAAAAATGTGCATCTAAAGTGTATATACAAGGCACAGGCATctcattatttgtataaaaatgcagtagatttaataaaaaatgtatataattgcacacacattttatataaatattatctaGATAGAAACATAATTTCAGCAAGTACACTCCTCCAAAAAGACACTGCCCTGGTGCTACAAAAAGGAACTAACGTTTATCCATAATGAAATGGTGCACTTAAATGACTTATAATATAGAAACATTCAATTAGGCAAGGTTTCAATcctcattataaaaaaatatatatttggatatttCAAAACTTCAAAGTTACCACAGGCAGCAGAGATCTATGCCTCATGTTTGCAAAATATCATCCTTTATTTGTAGCTTTTCATTTACTTTGAGTACAAGATAAATtatcgtttttatttttttaggtgtacaaattatttttcaaagttgTACAAATTACATCAatactgccatctgttggttatctTTATGTCTGCAAAGGTCTTTACACAAATAGTACATAAGATGCTGGACCAggtttttgatattttatttacactGGTTTCTGATTCCCAAACTATGTCCTCAATAAAGTAAGGTTGCAatgtcaaaataaatatatgtcgGAACAGATACACCAATGCAGAAACCATGCCGTTACATTGCTTAATTAAACAAAGTAGAAGCACAGTTTCTGCACTGGCGTATCTGTTCCTATTCTGAAATaggttaatataaatgaaaataaaaccaacATTTCTTGTACCAATATATGGAAAACGTTTGGCCACACACAAAAACATTTCTCAGTTCCATTTACAGCTAggatctgttttttatttattttcctattttcaGAGAGGAAAATATGAATGCAGAGTTATTGGAGAAATCTCTTACTATGGATATCTGAATTTACACAATTGAAAGTGGCAATACAGCTTCCATTGAATCAGGTAAACCTACATCATTCTCTTAAAGATTGAGTTAAACAGTTATAATTATGTCACCCACTGCAACATTAATAGATGAAAGGAACCAGAGGCTCCAGAACTTTGGGCCTGTAAGTGGATTTcagggtttgtttaatgtttcagGCCATCTCTGAAGTAGCAAGGTGACTTGAAAAggctttttatatgtatttgtaagCATTTAGGAGCTAAAGTGGGCCTGGCCAAATGTTAATCTACAAAAGAAAGCCTGAACCGCAGAAGCCTACTAGAAGACTAGAAGACTAAAGTATGTCCCATCTAACCTCTTTATGACCAAGTGTGGAAATATGATGTTTTGTGCAGAAAAATTATCTTTTGTACAAATTTTTGGCTTTTTGGTATTACAGCTCCCTAGAGCTGTAATACCGGTACCCATGAAAGATGACCTGCTCATACCATGCAAGCACTTAAAATATACCAATGCACACAAAGCATGCACAGGGTTCTAACCACTACTGATAGTATACACTGTCACAGTCATCTACCTGCTGTACCTTTGAGATGCCAAGTGTACATTATTTTGAAGCTTAATTTTTATTAAGATTTATGGGGTAATCCAGTAATTTTTTAAGAGTACTTTGTTGTGATATACAAATGAAGAAAATGAGTTATAATGAATATGCTGATTTCATGTGCCAGCTCATAATTACTcccacagtaaatatatttttgtatttttttagtatcTGGAAAGTATCTGAATGTATCTACATACATTTCTAAACAAATCAAAATTGTATGGCTTCACTTTGCTCACTACAAATAGCCTCTATAACAGAGGGGATTCTAGGACTGGTCCTCCTAGAGTGCCCACAAATATGTCTGGGTAGGACACAGACCAAATGACAGTTAGAAGTTGATACTTGGGAAGAAAGAATAGTTGATCTCGTAGGTTGCTCTGAATGCTCAGCATGGAGATAAGCTTAGGTGAGGATTTTGATAGAAATTTTTAAACTTTACCTGAATAGCTGGAAACGGTGATGTTTTTATGCATCTGTAAAGTTGTTTTAAGATAGATGGGACAATGCCCAATGTTGGATCTTAGGGAGTCTTGAATTGAAAAAGTGCGGTAGAACAGAGTTTGTTGGAGCAAACATTGTATGAATGTAAATGTCTTGTGTAACTTAAACGATAACAAACATGTGGTACTCTTAACCCCCTCCAGAGGCATCTCTGCCACCTGCTGAACCACACAAATGGTCATATTTATTTCTCCAGAGAGCCCCTCCCTTACTACACCACCAATGACTTATAAAACTACACCTGtacctggttaaaaaaaaagcagagtaaCACAGCAGGGTTGGTGGACATTGTCTTAGGTTCTCTTCTCTCCAATCATTGACCTGGCTCATGCACAGCTGAAGCCAGTTCCACATTTCAGCTAGATAGTATATTGTTCCTGTGGTTAGATCTCAGAGAAGAAGATCCGAAGAAGCACAAGACAGCAATCTTCAACCTCAATGCACTACTGTTTTTTCTAACCAGGAACAGCAACCAGCGTAGTTTTGCAAGTGGTGCAGTTTGAGAAGGCCCCCCTGAATGCAGGGGCCTAGGGTTATAACCACACTTTTGCTCTTTTTTATGTCTAAAATAACTGAGTTAGTGACAATTTAAGTCCTACACAGGGACTGTCTGTAGAgaactgtcaaaaaaaaaaaaaaaaagagtttagaaTGGTAACATATGAGACATGGGAGACATTTCAAATATAGACGAGGAAGATACAATTGGGTTTTACTAAAGAGGAAATTACAGTTACAAAAATGTGTGATTATTTGAGGCAGAAGGAGAATGTTCTTTGAAATCCTGTTGTGTGAACACTAGAGCCACAGATCACTACAGCCGCATGCCACAGGTTTACCAAAAAAAGGGGATTTAAAAGCTATGGCGCAAGTGGAAAATACTCTGTCAGCAGAGAAGAAGGGGCCAAATCTGTCTCAGCTGCTTTCCATTCACTTAATTGTGAAATGCAAGACAAAGCTGGTATTGGCCATTTATAGCTTAAAAAATAAAGATCCCAATTTTTGGGGGCTGAAAAGCACCAGTGATAGCCCTGCCATgaattttccattcaagttttttttttttaatacgttATTGTTTTCAATTATTATTGCCAATGATAAGCAAAGACAGCACAGCATGGAATTGTTGGTGGACTTAGTTTAATAGGTTTTCAAACCAATTATACAGCACAGCTACTGAAAATCGGTATCTTCatcaaggcttaaaggagaactaaagtctaactaacgaagtaggctagaaatcttgtacattatgttttgagtttactgtaccagccaaggcaaccacaaccctttaacagtaaagatctgtgccctcaaagatgccccagtagctccccatcttcttttctgcttattcactgcacatgctctgtgctgctgtcacttactgggtTTAGGGATAgactaaatatacagtaaacataaaatcttaatgtcacaatataaggctaattagtaattaatacagatactacatagcagcacagaaaccagtgcaattagcatcagaatttaagaattagccttgtagcatcagcttataatacaggccaacctcattttctgcttgaaaatttgtgatgacccctaatcttagtttctcaacagcttctcaaaGCACacggagcatgtgagtgtcgcagactctttcaaagatggtgaccccttgtgacaaatttgaagaagctgaaactttagactggtgcaataagttcagtatataaaatatggcattttagccacattctcCTGTAAATGAATTCCAGACAGGCTGAACTGGGTGAGTGAGCTGGTGTGGCTTACAGAAATGTTGCTATAGGATCCAGGAACAGTCATTTATGCATCTGTTTCACAACTATACATAGAAGTTATTAATTTTGTAATATAAGCAGGTCTGTATTCAACTCTTGAAATGGTGTTTGCTGCTCCTTTTACGCTGATAAATTACAGGCAGGATTTGACCATCTGTAATTGCCATTACTTTGCAAGCAAATCATGAAAGGGAAAAGGAAGTTACACATGACAGCCAATAAAATCGCAGTGTCACAGAGTGCAACATCATCATACAAACGTCCGAATATTTCACATCCTCCTATATAACGTGATTATAACCAGCACTGTttggataaaaacatttaaaatgttgttgtCTGTGTACCTCCTGAACCAGTCTCTGCAGTACTGTGCCTTTGGGTGAATGGATCTTTTCTGTAGGGGAACAGCACTTCGGATGGTCCACTTTTGTATGGAAAGCCAGCTTTCTTCTTATTTGCAGTCTTCTCTCAGCTGCAAATTTCATCTTCATATGCTATAGCAATTCCTTTGCGACCTTCCACAGCCTTCACCACTGGCGTTTGACCCAATGCCTTATCTAGTCCTTGCCAGCTACGGGAGGCCAAATAGGATGCTAAAAGAGAATATGGATTAATAAGGCTTTAAAAGTGGTACTAATAAAGCTACCCATTTTGCTGCTAAAAAGGCTGCCAAAAAGTTTGCTCCAGTTCAACGAGTGATTTCACCTCTGTGAGAAACCTCAACTGACAActcatgggttttttttgcacacaaaccattcatgtgagtttttaaaatgtttttttttttttatagcctaCACTAGATcttattgggggtcatttataatcagtgggcaaatttgctcctcgGCAGGaacccatggcatccaatcagatgattgctttcagtgctcaacctgcagctggtttAAATTAGCTAATCAtgtattggttgatatgggttacagacaaggagcaaatttgcccagtgtttataaatgagacccattATCTTACATACTTGTATCCACTTTTGGCGCGGATAGTACACTTTTCCAGTTTTAATGCTGTTCACGGTCAATAACATGGTTACATTTCATGTTGTATTTTGGTTATGCAAAGAAACATAGGTAATTACACTCATGAATTTAAAAGCATAAATGCAGCTTCAGTAAAAGCTACTGTCCCAGTAATAATTGTGGCAGTAACTGGGTATTGCTTTGATAAAAACTGTAACAGAaactgcacaagaaataaaagcaagggggaaccctgcatttcacttgccttgagtgccagagtttttttcGTTTGATAAAAACTGTCCCAGTAGAGAATCTCATCAGACACATTGtcaaatttaacaaaatatgttgattaaaatagaaattgcatctgatttctaaattacaattaacccaatttctaaaataaaacacaaccagGCATAGAACAGGATAATGTGGAAACAGAACAATTGGAGAGttctgaaagaaagaaaaatctagGTGTATGTATTAAAGCATAAAATTGCCACAGTATTCTACCATAactctacagtatataaaacattgatCGCTTAATGGCTATATTAACCAAAACACAAGATGGCCCaagtattaaattaaatatattgtgtgCCTCCCTGAATTAAAATATGtctaaagatatatatttacatacagagtATATAAACAGGGGGATAAGGGAGCAAGCCTGCAgtcgtagagcgggaaggctgtcCGGCAGAAAAATCcttgtcagctggaagggctCTTGAATGTATCAGTGGCCCTTAATGTGGCATGATCTAACCTTGGTCACTTGCTCCAGCCACTAGATATTTGTGtgttctccttctgaggacactaaactAAACTGGAAgtaataggaggaggcaggggatgaagcccagagcaggaggaggagtcacaagttagtgtccattctccagctgcaggatcttcatccccatggtgcctgtgtcccccaattaggcaagagaaaaaaataagtttgagATAGGTGGTGTTGCAGATTTATGTCTTTTTTGAAGCCAATTGGCCATAATTAGGCATATagcatttcattatttatatacaagATAAAACCTTTTAGACTGACAATagaacaattttatttatatcaGTGCTCATTTTACCAGTGAGCACATTggtagtcactatttattgggttggtggaggctgtttgggcctctgcgtacttgctTTCGGTTCAAAATTGCGAACTGTACCGTAACAATATCTGGAAGGCAACAGAATGGCCCAGATATATGGTTCTATGGGTTATACCAAAAAAATGTCTAGAACACAAGTTCTTTTAAATTTGAAACGGAATTTCTCTTCCATTCAGGGCACTAATTTTCTGTGTGCCTTATGTTTTACCTGCAGAACTCATCTGAGCCAAAGCAGTTTTGCTATTCCGCTGCACCAAAGATGTATCTGAATCCTTCTCCAGTGTCTCTGCTACAGTAAGGTGTGAAGAACGAAGGTTTCCTGTGATCAAAGATACATCTGTATGGTGTGCATCTGATGGATCAGTCTCTGGGAACTCCACATAGGCAGAACCACCTGCAGCAACATCACTGTTATATACCACATACAGTCACatccaattatttaaaaatgctatCAAAAATGTTGACAGTCAAAagcaattttaaacaaaatataacaaaggggtgttattatattttataaaaaaaagatgattgGTACCTTAAAACTGTAATATTTAGGGAACATTTTCTAGCTGATTAGACCAGCTTCTGTAAGGCGCAAGGAAGAATTGGATGACACACTGCGgccttagtattaaaaaaaaaacaatatagccATGTGCCTTGAGGCACACTCATTTAATACATGTTTAACTGGGGTTTGAATTGTTTCTTACAAAGAAAGTGATTAAGTTATCCTGTATCCTCCGGTTGGTGATAAGTTATGTCAGTAGTTTTTTCACTAACAGGAATGGAGACAACTGTTGTacaatttgtaataattttttcctTCTCTACCCAAGATAAAAGAAATGCCTGATCATTACCTGGAAGTAGCTCTCTGAAATTTGTGATACAATAGCCATGCCACTCCCGTGCTGGATTACAGGCAATTTCCATCTCATCAGGAGTAACTACAGGCTTGTAGAACTCGCTGGAATCAAGCAGAGAGTTCTCAGGACAGGCCACCAGTACAAAGACATCTATTTCTGGAAAATTGGCCAGCTTGGCTGGGTTCAGCTTTCCCACAGAAAACATGTAGCTCTTTTTGCCAGCAAGATGAATAAtatttttcagatgttttaatGCTGAGAGGTAATCAGAGACACCCAATGTTCCAACTAGAATTCCAAACACATGGGCGTCACGGGCCCTTTCAATGAGGTAAAAACGTTTCATTAAAGCTCGATTTACATGGAGCCCCTCTGTCCTGCCCTCTCCTGTGAATGGGTTAAAGCTGAAGAATGAGCAGCGCGGCCAAGTCAACATGAGGTTGTTAAGAGTTGAACCCTCACCACCAACATAGAAAATACCATAGGATTCTGGCCAAAGTCTTAAATCTGGAGAAAATCTGCGTCCAAACTTAACAATTTCATCTGGAGATGCTGTTTCACCACATGAGGTCAGTTTGGAAAATATAACATTAGGGTATGCAGATCTTATCCTTTTCGCCagttcacctgcaaaaaaaaaaaaaaaaaaatacagtaaacatGAAAACAACATAGTTATGAATTGATGTCTTCAAGTCTGCTAAAATATGTACGgcaacaaataaatgaaaaagagtGCAATAAAACTTTTAACTGCTAAATTATGTTGCCAAAAGTTAATGTATAGCACTGGATCTGCCATATTATATGTGAGTTTGTAGAAATAATGGTGTGTCGTGGCAAATGTCAGGAGACAATACTGTTCTTGGCTAGCAGATAAAACATATAACTCATTTTAGAAAAGAACCAAGCCTTCTGACCTGTCCATTATATTGCATACATTTCTGTTACTCTACATAAAAGCTTGCACTGGCAATCGAAGTGAGCTCTCCTGGTATATCACCAGTCATCACATACTAAAATACTGGCATACTGTCTAACAATATGTCAACACTACCTAGAACAGCAGCCCAGAGTTAAAGAACAGCTCTCTCTTTAGAGCTAGCTACACACATGGTTGTGCCAGACCAACAGTATCAACAATGTAGGAAATGTAGTGTTTTTCAAAAACCAAGAATATTACTCTTTCTTTACATATGTTTGTATATTGAGTATATCGGTAAACTTAGCAGTTTCTCAGTGTAGTAAATGGTGGCATCAAATAatgcaatgataaaaaaaaaaattatttattttttaatactctTTAGCAAACacgtatttagaaaaaaaaaagcatttaaaaaaaaaaaaaaaaaaaaaaaaaaaaaaaaggatttcctatTTACAATCACTTAGTTTAAAGGTTAACTTCCATTAATGAGAGATTTCATGTCACTGAAAAATTTTGCCCACCTAGTGCATGGTCATACACAACATCGCTCAGTACAACCACATGACTCTCAGTGTCTCGGTAGTGGCTCAGGAATGCTTCTGCACAAAGATCCATATTTACTGCTTTCCGCCCAAATACATAAGAAACAGGAAGTCGGCAGCATGGGCTGAGACAAGCACGGCCATAATGGACTAGGACATTTGCTTTGACATGTTCTGCAGCTACTTCATCCACACAGCAGCTGTGAAAGTTATTGAACAAGAATCAGTGCAAaagttaatacatttatataataggAAAGATGaatctgaaaaaatataaaatactaataGTGCCCTCTAACTGTATTAAGGACAAATGTCACATTTAAAATATCTAtagggttatgcaataaaaagcactaggttttcccaggagcagtaactcccagcattcaataagcaggtagcatttactagtcacttCTTTAAAagtaagcatcttattggttgctatgggttactgctcctgagcaaacttagtgccttttattacacatggggacTAATATGTTAAAGAAGGGCCTATTCTAAAAAacctctctttttttattttgcagttttcaaatgataAGCAACTTCTTATTGACtcctgcaaacaaaaaaaatctgacttttttgagGCTTTgattttacagttattttaattctttatttcataatttttgaTTCAGGCCCCACAAGTTCTATTCCCACAAGTTCACAGATAACTGATCTCAGGGACATTTGCAGCAGGAAAAGTTTGCACAACATGCTCATTGCACTGCAGTGTTGCTTTCTAGGGGACCAAAACAAACCTAatacaaaagggggttgtgggagcactcacattgctaagtagaaatgtatataagtataagggaagtgctactgacataacctgatatttgcatatctactgaattactaaGACAGGgacccagggaatgtgcactgacccatttggctatgtcagtagcacttcccttatacttatacatttctacttagcaatgcgagtgctcccacaacccccctttttgtatttacCAAAACAAACCTGCCATATGAAGTGTCTCCAAGGATATAAGTCTTAGCGCCTGTGGCCTCTTCCAGCTTTCTGGCCACTTTCACAGAATCCAATAAAAGATCATCAGGGAACTGCAAGGCAacctgtataaacaaaaaaaaaattacacaagtGAAAGGTATATACTTTGCCACAAACATTACTACATAATTGTCACAGTTTATAACACTCTTTTTACACGTCTctgtattatatttatgtatttatttatataacaccacaGATGTATGCAGTGTTTTACAAGGTATGAACACAAACAGGAGTATAATTATATTACGTTATAAAGtgaaaattgataaataaatgatTGAGTTTCAAACTTGCAATACACAGTTGGGACTAGGTCCCTGTCCCAAGGAGCCTACAATCTATTAGGAAAAGGAAACAAGCAGAACCAAGAAGGGGGTGGGGT encodes the following:
- the dph2.L gene encoding 2-(3-amino-3-carboxypropyl)histidine synthase subunit 2 isoform X1 produces the protein MAAALFSSNGEEAIGRNIDIGQDDIQSSPEKDLGEFYEIEKTVEFIQRNAAQKVALQFPDDLLLDSVKVARKLEEATGAKTYILGDTSYGSCCVDEVAAEHVKANVLVHYGRACLSPCCRLPVSYVFGRKAVNMDLCAEAFLSHYRDTESHVVVLSDVVYDHALGELAKRIRSAYPNVIFSKLTSCGETASPDEIVKFGRRFSPDLRLWPESYGIFYVGGEGSTLNNLMLTWPRCSFFSFNPFTGEGRTEGLHVNRALMKRFYLIERARDAHVFGILVGTLGVSDYLSALKHLKNIIHLAGKKSYMFSVGKLNPAKLANFPEIDVFVLVACPENSLLDSSEFYKPVVTPDEMEIACNPAREWHGYCITNFRELLPGGSAYVEFPETDPSDAHHTDVSLITGNLRSSHLTVAETLEKDSDTSLVQRNSKTALAQMSSAASYLASRSWQGLDKALGQTPVVKAVEGRKGIAIAYEDEICS
- the dph2.L gene encoding 2-(3-amino-3-carboxypropyl)histidine synthase subunit 2 (The RefSeq protein has 2 substitutions compared to this genomic sequence) — translated: MAAALFSSNGEEAIGRNIDIGQVDIQSSPEKDLGEFYEIEKTVEFIQRNAAQKVALQFPDDLLLDSVKVARKLEEATGAKTYILGDTSYGSCCVDEVAAEHVKANVLVHYGRACLSPCCRLPVSYVFGRKAVNMDLCAEAFLSHYRDTESHVVVLSDVVYDHALGELAKRIRSAYPNVIFSKLTSCGETASPDEIVKFGRRFSPDLRLWPESYGIFYVGGEGSTLNNLMLTWPRCSFFSFNPFTGEGRTEGLHVNRALMIRFYLIERARDAHVFGILVGTLGVSDYLSALKHLKNIIHLAGKKSYMFSVGKLNPAKLANFPEIDVFVLVACPENSLLDSSEFYKPVVTPDEMEIACNPAREWHGYCITNFRELLPGGSAYVEFPETDPSDAHHTDVSLITGNLRSSHLTVAETLEKDSDTSLVQRNSKTALAQMSSAASYLASRSWQGLDKALGQTPVVKAVEGRKGIAIAYEDEICS